A genome region from Microbacterium sp. CGR2 includes the following:
- a CDS encoding AraC family transcriptional regulator: MAERLRAWHPAVPSLREVYHASFAHAYPMHAHDDWAVMLVDDGAVSYDLDGSRHLATSAAVTLLPPGIPHDGRPAVDGRGYRKRVLYFENGWLPEPFRGSAARRPTVPGAVVTMARRVHSAVGGQGDLLAAEHWALELRRHLLTHIGAQSTTARDAPLAQRLQTLLDDRFTETFTIASVAEEFGTHPSHLTRVFAQAYGIAPHQYLVSRRIDLARRLLLDGHSPATAAAVTGFHDQAHLTRHFRRVLGTTPAAFAGRDRR, from the coding sequence ATGGCAGAACGATTGCGTGCGTGGCATCCTGCGGTGCCATCGCTCCGCGAGGTCTATCACGCGTCGTTCGCGCACGCCTACCCGATGCACGCGCACGACGACTGGGCGGTCATGCTGGTCGACGACGGAGCCGTCTCGTACGACCTGGATGGTTCGCGGCATCTCGCGACCTCGGCAGCAGTGACTCTCCTCCCACCGGGCATCCCTCACGACGGGCGTCCGGCTGTCGACGGACGGGGATACCGGAAGCGAGTCCTGTACTTCGAGAACGGATGGCTCCCCGAGCCGTTCCGTGGCAGCGCTGCGCGTCGGCCCACGGTGCCGGGCGCGGTCGTCACGATGGCACGCCGTGTGCATTCCGCGGTCGGTGGGCAGGGCGATCTCCTGGCGGCGGAGCACTGGGCGCTCGAACTCCGCAGACACCTGCTCACGCACATCGGGGCACAGTCGACGACCGCGCGGGATGCGCCGCTGGCCCAGCGGCTGCAGACTCTCCTCGATGACCGGTTCACGGAGACCTTCACGATCGCCTCCGTGGCCGAAGAGTTCGGCACCCACCCGAGTCATCTCACCCGTGTGTTCGCTCAGGCCTACGGGATCGCGCCGCACCAATACCTCGTCAGCCGCCGGATCGACCTGGCGCGACGGCTCCTTCTCGACGGCCACTCTCCGGCAACGGCGGCGGCGGTCACCGGATTCCACGACCAGGCGCACCTCACCCGTCATTTCCGTCGGGTGCTCGGGACGACGCCGGCGGCGTTCGCCGGGCGCGATCGCCGCTAA
- a CDS encoding MFS transporter, translating into MNPSTESRGAAKRALLSLAIGSFGIGMTEFVIMGLLPNIAADLLPTVWDASPEDALSQAGWLISLYALGVVIGAPTIAGFVARFPRHRVMIVLAVALTVFNALTVVLPTFELVGASRLLAGLPHGAYFGIGALVAADVMGPGNRAKGVAFILTGLTVANVVGVPLGTFLGQQWGWRTAFAVVALVFALATACIACFVPAHPGDPGRTMRAELRVFRIPQVWFTLAVGAIGFGGFFAVYSYIAPLVTEVAGSPEWAVPIVLVLMGLGMTAGNLVGGHLADINLRRTLLTGLAIMAVVFALLAVVSLWIVGLGLVVLIVGFVSSALSPTIQTRLMDVAEDNQSIAAALNHSALNIGNTLGAFLGGTVIAVGWGFTAPAWAGAALAVAGLLIALLSYRIEARRTAVPELIDA; encoded by the coding sequence GTGAATCCCTCGACTGAATCGAGGGGTGCGGCGAAGAGGGCGCTCCTCTCTCTCGCCATCGGCAGCTTCGGAATCGGCATGACCGAGTTCGTGATCATGGGTCTGCTCCCGAACATCGCCGCCGACCTCCTGCCCACCGTCTGGGACGCCAGCCCGGAAGACGCTCTGAGTCAGGCCGGGTGGCTGATCTCGCTCTACGCACTCGGAGTCGTGATCGGAGCGCCGACGATCGCGGGCTTCGTGGCCCGGTTCCCGCGCCACCGGGTGATGATCGTGCTCGCGGTGGCCCTCACCGTGTTCAATGCCCTCACCGTGGTCCTTCCGACTTTCGAACTCGTCGGTGCATCCCGATTGCTGGCAGGGTTGCCGCACGGCGCCTACTTCGGCATCGGCGCGCTCGTGGCCGCCGACGTGATGGGCCCGGGGAACCGCGCCAAGGGCGTCGCTTTCATCCTGACGGGTCTCACGGTCGCGAACGTGGTGGGCGTACCGCTGGGCACCTTCCTCGGCCAGCAGTGGGGGTGGCGTACCGCCTTCGCCGTGGTGGCGCTCGTCTTCGCTCTGGCGACGGCGTGCATCGCGTGCTTCGTGCCGGCGCATCCGGGCGACCCGGGCCGCACCATGCGCGCCGAGCTCCGCGTGTTCCGGATCCCCCAGGTGTGGTTCACCCTCGCCGTCGGTGCGATCGGGTTCGGCGGCTTCTTCGCGGTGTACAGCTACATCGCACCACTGGTGACCGAGGTCGCCGGTTCGCCGGAATGGGCCGTGCCGATCGTGCTGGTCCTCATGGGCCTCGGCATGACGGCGGGAAACCTCGTCGGCGGTCACCTCGCCGACATCAATCTTCGTCGCACGCTGCTGACGGGCCTGGCGATCATGGCCGTCGTCTTCGCCCTGCTCGCCGTGGTGTCGCTCTGGATCGTCGGCCTCGGCCTGGTGGTGCTCATCGTCGGATTCGTGTCCTCGGCGCTCAGCCCGACGATTCAGACCCGTCTCATGGACGTCGCCGAAGACAACCAGTCGATCGCAGCGGCGCTGAACCACTCGGCGCTGAACATCGGCAACACCCTCGGAGCCTTCCTCGGTGGCACGGTCATCGCCGTCGGCTGGGGCTTCACCGCGCCCGCGTGGGCCGGAGCGGCGCTCGCTGTGGCGGGGCTGCTGATCGCGCTGCTGTCGTACCGGATCGAAGCGCGTCGCACCGCGGTCCCGGAACTCATCGACGCGTAG
- a CDS encoding NUDIX domain-containing protein: MRPDDESLPVAGTVVLLRDADPGFEVLLIRRPDRGSFASAWVFPGGKVEPADHRVGDQESEDARRAGIRETFEEVGLTVDEPVLLSQWHPPVGAPTRIRTWFFLAQAPEEDPTPAPDEVVDLAWVRPAEALARHAAGDWTLFPPTWVTLHRLARFVDADSALSSGGAAEFFHTRALEGEGGTTFEWKQGRLEAGSLPWRFIAG, encoded by the coding sequence GTGCGGCCCGACGATGAATCACTGCCCGTCGCGGGAACAGTCGTGCTGCTGCGCGACGCCGACCCGGGCTTCGAGGTTCTGCTGATCCGCAGGCCCGATCGCGGCTCCTTCGCCAGCGCATGGGTGTTCCCCGGGGGCAAGGTCGAGCCCGCCGACCACCGCGTGGGCGACCAGGAGAGCGAGGATGCTCGTCGGGCCGGCATCCGGGAGACCTTCGAAGAGGTGGGGCTCACGGTGGACGAGCCGGTGCTGCTTTCGCAATGGCATCCGCCGGTCGGAGCACCGACGCGGATCCGCACCTGGTTCTTTCTGGCACAGGCACCCGAGGAGGATCCCACTCCCGCTCCGGATGAAGTGGTGGACCTCGCCTGGGTGCGACCGGCGGAAGCGCTTGCCCGTCACGCTGCCGGCGATTGGACGCTGTTCCCTCCCACGTGGGTGACGCTTCATCGACTCGCCCGCTTCGTCGACGCCGATTCCGCATTGTCGTCCGGCGGCGCAGCGGAGTTCTTTCACACACGAGCGCTCGAGGGGGAGGGCGGCACCACGTTCGAGTGGAAGCAGGGGCGCCTCGAAGCGGGGAGTCTGCCCTGGCGATTCATCGCCGGGTGA
- a CDS encoding homoserine O-acetyltransferase has product MDWQTTSEDTVPSAPVTEADVRLLRARPPATGAWRDGDRVGGRNFASFGPFLTESGAELPGIRIAYETWGELNAARDNAVLVLHALTGDSHVRGEAGAGHPTAGWWEDVTGPGAPLDTGRWFVIAPNMLGGCQGSTGPASVAPDGYEWASRFPYITIRDQVAAQVRLADALGIETWAAVVGGSMGGMHALEWAVTHPDRVARLAVLSSPPITTADQIALNTVQLEAIRMDPRFQGGEYYDLGDGDGPHRGLALARRMALLNYRSPIELNQRFQRSWQSGVSPLGHGGRFAVESYLDFHGNKFTRRFDANSYITLVEAMNSHDVGRDRGGVEEALRAVTATTLVLGIDTDRLFPVDGQQRIARSIPHVLDERAVVLTSDFGHDGFLIETQAVGGHLRRLLDS; this is encoded by the coding sequence ATGGACTGGCAGACGACCTCCGAAGACACGGTGCCGTCGGCACCGGTGACGGAGGCCGACGTCCGTCTGCTCCGCGCGCGGCCACCGGCTACCGGCGCCTGGCGCGACGGCGACCGCGTCGGCGGCAGGAACTTCGCGTCCTTCGGCCCGTTCCTCACTGAAAGCGGCGCTGAGCTCCCGGGGATCCGCATCGCGTACGAGACGTGGGGTGAACTGAACGCGGCACGAGACAACGCGGTCCTCGTGCTGCACGCGCTCACGGGAGACAGCCACGTGCGCGGCGAGGCCGGCGCGGGTCATCCGACCGCGGGCTGGTGGGAAGACGTGACGGGCCCTGGTGCCCCCCTGGACACCGGCCGCTGGTTCGTGATCGCCCCGAACATGCTGGGTGGCTGCCAGGGGTCCACGGGGCCGGCGAGTGTCGCTCCCGACGGCTACGAGTGGGCCTCACGCTTCCCCTACATCACCATCCGCGATCAGGTGGCGGCCCAGGTCCGCCTCGCCGACGCGCTCGGAATCGAGACATGGGCGGCAGTGGTCGGCGGCTCGATGGGCGGCATGCACGCCCTCGAGTGGGCAGTCACGCACCCCGACCGCGTCGCCCGACTCGCTGTGCTGTCCTCTCCTCCGATCACCACGGCCGACCAGATCGCTCTGAACACCGTCCAACTCGAGGCGATCCGGATGGACCCGCGCTTCCAGGGCGGCGAGTACTACGACCTCGGAGACGGTGACGGGCCGCACCGCGGCCTCGCTCTCGCCCGACGGATGGCGCTGCTGAACTACCGCAGTCCGATCGAACTCAATCAGCGATTCCAGCGCTCCTGGCAGTCAGGCGTGTCCCCGCTGGGCCACGGCGGCCGTTTCGCGGTGGAGTCCTACCTGGACTTCCACGGGAACAAGTTCACGCGCCGGTTCGATGCCAACAGCTACATCACCCTCGTCGAGGCCATGAACTCGCACGACGTCGGCCGCGACCGAGGCGGTGTGGAGGAGGCGTTGCGCGCCGTCACCGCCACCACTCTCGTCCTCGGGATCGACACGGACCGGCTGTTCCCGGTCGACGGGCAGCAGCGGATCGCCCGCAGCATCCCGCACGTCCTCGATGAGCGGGCCGTCGTGCTCACCAGTGACTTCGGTCACGACGGGTTCCTCATCGAGACCCAGGCGGTCGGCGGTCATCTCCGACGACTGCTGGACAGCTGA
- a CDS encoding bifunctional o-acetylhomoserine/o-acetylserine sulfhydrylase, translating into MSAPESWRFETKQIHSGAAPDPVTKARATPIYQTTSYVFDNADHAANLFALAEFGNIYTRIQNPTQDVLEQRLAALEGGTGALVLASGQAASTFAVLNIAQAGDHFVASSSIYGGTYNLFKYTLAKLGIEVTFVENQDDPEEWRRAVRPNTKLFFAETIGNPQINILDIRTVADVAHESGVPLIVDNTIATPYLIRPFEFGADIVVHSVTKFLGGHGTTIGGVIIDGGSFEWSENVEKFPGLTEPDPSYHGASYTAAVGDGLAYIIKARVQLLRDLGSAIAPQSAWNLIQGVETLSLRIERHVQNAQEIAEWLDNRDDVATVNYSGLPSSPWYAKANEYAPKGVGAVLSFELKGGVEAGREFVNSLSLFSHLANIGDVRSLVIHPASTTHAQLTPEQQLTSGVTPGLVRLSVGLENVDDLKADLDQALAAARRVSEAARA; encoded by the coding sequence TCCGGTCACGAAGGCGCGTGCCACGCCGATCTACCAGACCACCTCGTATGTGTTCGACAACGCCGACCACGCAGCGAACCTCTTCGCCCTCGCCGAGTTCGGCAACATCTACACCCGCATCCAGAACCCGACGCAGGACGTCCTGGAACAGCGCCTCGCCGCGCTCGAAGGCGGCACCGGCGCACTCGTGCTCGCCAGCGGTCAGGCGGCCTCGACCTTCGCCGTGCTGAACATCGCTCAGGCAGGCGACCACTTCGTCGCGTCCAGCTCGATCTACGGAGGAACCTACAACCTCTTCAAATACACCCTCGCGAAGCTCGGCATCGAGGTCACCTTCGTCGAGAACCAGGACGACCCCGAAGAGTGGCGCCGCGCCGTCCGCCCCAACACCAAGCTGTTCTTCGCGGAGACGATCGGCAACCCGCAGATCAACATCCTCGACATCCGTACCGTCGCCGACGTCGCGCACGAGAGCGGTGTACCGCTGATCGTCGACAACACGATCGCCACGCCGTACCTGATCCGTCCGTTCGAGTTCGGCGCCGACATCGTCGTGCACTCGGTGACCAAGTTCCTCGGTGGGCACGGCACCACGATCGGTGGCGTCATCATCGACGGCGGCTCGTTCGAGTGGTCCGAGAACGTCGAGAAGTTCCCCGGCCTCACCGAGCCCGACCCGTCCTACCACGGTGCCAGCTACACCGCCGCCGTCGGCGACGGTCTGGCCTACATCATCAAGGCGCGCGTGCAGCTGCTGCGCGACCTCGGTTCGGCGATCGCCCCGCAGAGCGCCTGGAACCTCATCCAGGGTGTCGAAACGCTGTCGCTGCGCATCGAGCGTCACGTGCAGAACGCCCAGGAGATCGCCGAGTGGCTCGACAACCGCGACGACGTCGCGACGGTCAACTATTCGGGTCTGCCCTCCTCGCCGTGGTACGCCAAAGCGAACGAGTATGCGCCCAAGGGAGTCGGCGCCGTGCTCTCGTTCGAGCTCAAGGGCGGCGTCGAGGCCGGTCGTGAATTCGTCAACAGCCTGTCGCTGTTCAGTCACCTCGCCAACATCGGCGACGTGCGCTCGCTCGTCATCCACCCGGCATCCACCACGCACGCGCAGCTCACCCCCGAGCAGCAGCTCACCTCCGGAGTGACCCCGGGACTGGTGCGGCTCTCGGTCGGCCTGGAGAACGTGGACGACCTGAAGGCAGACCTCGACCAGGCTCTCGCGGCGGCACGACGAGTGTCAGAGGCCGCTCGCGCCTGA